A DNA window from Acinetobacter sp. 10FS3-1 contains the following coding sequences:
- a CDS encoding MFS transporter, whose amino-acid sequence MKTIDLNTVIDREKLSPLQWLVFTLGFLVFFCDGLDTGIIGFIAPALLDDWGISKPQLAPVLSAALVGMSIGAILSGPLADKFGRKKVITFTTLLFGAFTVLCGFATSTQELMIYRFITGIGLGAAMPNISTIVSEYMPAKRKAFLTGLAGCGFMLGISCGGLLSAYLLENLGWAKVIIIGGIVPLILVIILLAKLPESPQYLIKNNQPSKAQHILEMIQGKPFPDRITIRLAYTEVQSTQNPVKQVLSKYLVSSSMLWLCCFMSLLVFYLLTSWMPVILKTAGFTTQQFSLIAAIFPFGGVIGAIIMGWYMDKTNPNTVIRYSYLIAFGLFIVAGFISSDIFFFGVTIFLIGALLTGAQSSLLPLAAISYPSTCRAVGVSWMHGIGRIGAILGAFFGSLIFTFDLSLSGLFYILAIPTFISFIALSLKVLSEKSKYSEQAEIKEIA is encoded by the coding sequence ATGAAAACAATTGATCTTAATACGGTGATAGACCGTGAAAAATTATCACCATTACAATGGCTCGTATTTACACTAGGCTTTTTAGTATTTTTTTGCGATGGCTTAGACACTGGTATTATTGGTTTTATTGCACCTGCATTATTAGATGATTGGGGGATAAGCAAACCCCAACTTGCACCAGTATTGAGTGCCGCTCTAGTCGGTATGTCGATTGGCGCTATTCTGTCTGGCCCTCTTGCTGATAAATTTGGGCGGAAAAAAGTTATTACTTTCACCACATTACTTTTTGGTGCATTTACAGTTTTATGCGGATTTGCCACGTCAACACAAGAATTGATGATTTACCGGTTCATTACTGGTATCGGCTTAGGTGCAGCCATGCCAAATATTAGTACAATTGTTTCAGAATATATGCCTGCAAAACGTAAAGCATTTTTAACCGGATTGGCGGGTTGTGGATTCATGCTGGGAATTTCTTGTGGTGGCCTTCTATCTGCTTATTTATTAGAGAATTTAGGCTGGGCTAAAGTCATTATTATTGGTGGGATTGTTCCCCTTATTCTGGTAATTATACTACTAGCCAAATTACCAGAATCACCACAATATTTAATCAAAAACAATCAACCTTCAAAAGCTCAGCATATTTTAGAGATGATTCAAGGAAAGCCTTTTCCCGATAGAATCACAATTAGACTGGCTTACACTGAAGTACAGTCTACTCAAAATCCTGTTAAACAAGTTTTAAGTAAATATTTAGTAAGCTCAAGTATGTTATGGCTTTGCTGCTTTATGAGCTTACTAGTTTTTTATCTTTTAACCAGTTGGATGCCAGTTATTTTAAAAACAGCAGGTTTTACCACTCAGCAATTCAGTTTAATTGCCGCTATATTTCCTTTTGGTGGAGTCATTGGCGCTATAATTATGGGATGGTATATGGATAAGACCAATCCGAATACAGTTATTCGATACTCTTATCTGATTGCTTTTGGCTTATTTATTGTAGCTGGCTTCATAAGTTCAGACATATTTTTCTTTGGAGTTACCATATTCTTAATTGGTGCCTTGCTTACTGGTGCTCAATCCTCCTTACTACCTTTAGCAGCTATTTCCTATCCTTCAACCTGTCGAGCTGTAGGGGTATCATGGATGCATGGCATTGGTCGAATTGGAGCAATTCTAGGTGCTTTCTTCGGATCCTTAATTTTCACATTTGATCTGAGCCTGAGTGGTTTATTCTACATCCTTGCAATTCCTACATTTATTTCTTTTATTGCTTTAAGCCTAAAAGTCCTAAGTGAGAAATCAAAATACTCAGAACAAGCTGAAATTAAAGAAATAGCTTAA
- the catA gene encoding catechol 1,2-dioxygenase, with protein MERKQISNLVKQMNVDSATGPVDTRVQEIIVRLVTDLFQAIEELDIQPSEVWKGLEYLTDAGQANELGLLAAGLGLEHFLDLRADEIDLKAGITGGTPRTIEGPLYVAGAPESVGFARMDDGSESNKIDTLIIEGTVTDTEGNPIENAKVEIWHANSLGNYSFFDKAQSEFNLRRTIFTNDKGKYVALTTMPVGYGCPPEGTTQALLNKLGRHGNRPSHVHYFVSAPGFRKLTTQFNIEGDQYLWDDFAFATRDGLVATAVDVTDSSEIKRYGVDRPFKHITFNISLAKDSVSAPSAEVERRRLCA; from the coding sequence ATGGAACGCAAACAAATTAGTAATCTGGTCAAGCAAATGAATGTAGACAGTGCCACTGGACCTGTGGATACACGTGTACAGGAAATTATTGTACGTTTAGTCACAGATCTTTTTCAGGCCATTGAAGAGCTCGATATTCAACCTTCTGAAGTGTGGAAAGGCTTAGAATATTTAACTGATGCAGGACAAGCTAATGAACTGGGCTTACTCGCAGCAGGCTTGGGACTAGAGCATTTTTTAGACTTGCGAGCTGATGAAATCGACTTAAAAGCAGGTATCACTGGAGGCACGCCACGCACCATTGAAGGTCCTCTATATGTAGCAGGTGCGCCTGAGTCGGTAGGTTTTGCACGTATGGATGATGGCTCTGAGTCTAATAAAATTGATACTCTTATTATTGAAGGGACAGTAACTGATACAGAAGGCAACCCGATTGAAAACGCCAAAGTCGAAATATGGCATGCAAACAGTTTAGGAAATTATTCATTCTTCGATAAAGCTCAATCAGAATTCAATTTACGTCGTACGATTTTTACCAATGATAAAGGAAAATATGTAGCATTAACTACAATGCCGGTCGGTTATGGTTGTCCTCCAGAAGGTACTACACAGGCTTTGCTGAACAAGTTAGGCCGTCATGGCAATCGCCCTTCTCATGTGCACTATTTTGTATCTGCACCTGGATTCCGTAAGCTGACCACCCAGTTCAATATTGAAGGTGATCAATATTTATGGGATGACTTTGCTTTCGCAACACGTGATGGTTTAGTCGCAACAGCAGTAGATGTTACCGATTCAAGCGAAATTAAACGTTATGGCGTAGATAGACCGTTTAAACATATTACATTTAATATCTCTCTAGCCAAAGACAGTGTTTCAGCGCCTTCCGCAGAAGTTGAACGTCGTCGCTTATGTGCATAG
- the antC gene encoding anthranilate 1,2-dioxygenase electron transfer component AntC translates to MTHSVALNFADGKTFFISVHDDELLLNAAIRQGITLPLDCREGVCGTCQGQCESGAYEQEYVDEEALSERDLAERKILACQTRVKSNAAFYFDHNSNLCNAGESLKIATTVTAVELVSETTAILHVDASSYKQPLHFLPGQYACLQIPNSEDWRSYSFANRPNATNQLQFLIRLLPNGVMSNYLREYCKVGQTIYMEAPLGSFYLREIERPLVFIAGGTGLSAFLGMLDNIVEQPNAPDVHLYYGVNQEADLCEQQRLHAYTERMPNFKYQPIISKASDNWTGKTGYIQDHLNKDQLAEQAFDMYLCGPQPMIEAVKDWLEDQALQNYRLYSEKFLQSNTSRL, encoded by the coding sequence ATGACTCATTCAGTGGCGCTCAATTTCGCTGATGGTAAAACCTTTTTCATCTCTGTACATGATGACGAATTGCTGCTCAATGCAGCCATTCGTCAAGGAATTACCCTGCCTTTAGATTGTCGTGAAGGGGTATGTGGAACCTGTCAGGGCCAGTGCGAAAGTGGGGCTTACGAACAGGAATATGTCGATGAAGAGGCACTCAGTGAACGTGATTTGGCAGAGCGTAAAATATTGGCATGCCAAACCCGAGTGAAATCCAATGCTGCATTTTATTTCGATCATAATTCAAATCTTTGTAATGCCGGCGAGTCTTTAAAAATTGCCACCACAGTGACTGCTGTAGAACTGGTTTCTGAAACCACGGCCATTTTGCATGTCGATGCCAGCAGTTATAAGCAACCTTTGCACTTTTTACCCGGTCAATATGCATGTCTGCAAATTCCAAATTCTGAGGACTGGCGTTCGTATTCTTTTGCCAACCGGCCTAATGCCACCAATCAGCTGCAATTTTTAATTCGTTTGCTGCCAAACGGTGTGATGAGTAATTACTTACGTGAATACTGTAAAGTCGGACAGACCATTTATATGGAAGCTCCTTTAGGTAGTTTCTACTTACGTGAAATCGAGCGCCCCTTGGTGTTTATTGCTGGTGGTACGGGATTATCTGCCTTTTTAGGCATGCTGGATAATATCGTTGAACAGCCTAATGCCCCAGATGTACATCTTTATTATGGCGTGAACCAAGAAGCCGACTTGTGTGAACAGCAACGCTTACATGCCTATACCGAACGGATGCCTAATTTTAAGTATCAACCAATCATTAGTAAGGCTTCAGATAATTGGACCGGTAAAACGGGTTATATTCAGGACCATTTAAATAAAGACCAGCTTGCAGAGCAAGCATTTGATATGTATCTGTGTGGCCCGCAACCAATGATTGAAGCGGTCAAAGACTGGCTGGAGGATCAAGCCTTACAAAACTACCGCCTTTATAGTGAAAAATTCTTGCAAAGCAATACCAGTCGCCTTTAA
- the antB gene encoding anthranilate 1,2-dioxygenase small subunit: protein MTAELNFAVSQFLIKKAELCDTYDWDAYLDLYDEDSEYHIPQWIDDHNYVQDPNQGLSYIYYEDRTGLEDRIFRIRTGKAASATPLPRTLHMIKNIRVKELDDGLIEAKVAWHTLYNRQGLEGSFYGHATYTLRKAEESFRIRRQHTVLLNDKIDSVLDFYHV from the coding sequence ATGACTGCTGAACTTAACTTTGCTGTTTCTCAGTTTTTAATCAAAAAGGCCGAACTCTGTGACACCTATGATTGGGATGCTTATCTTGATCTATATGATGAGGATAGTGAATACCATATTCCGCAGTGGATTGATGACCATAACTACGTCCAGGATCCGAATCAGGGCTTGTCCTATATTTATTATGAAGACCGTACAGGCCTAGAAGACCGAATTTTTCGTATCCGTACCGGTAAGGCGGCCTCTGCCACTCCTTTACCCCGCACTTTACACATGATTAAAAATATTCGGGTCAAAGAACTGGATGATGGCTTAATTGAAGCAAAAGTAGCATGGCACACCCTGTATAACCGTCAAGGTTTGGAAGGTAGTTTTTATGGCCATGCCACGTATACCTTACGCAAAGCTGAAGAGAGCTTCCGCATCCGTCGTCAACATACAGTATTACTGAATGACAAAATTGACTCGGTCTTAGACTTTTATCATGTTTAA
- the antA gene encoding anthranilate 1,2-dioxygenase large subunit, with product MTSRSITEWQDFIKNCIDFRPHDGVFRIAREMFTEAELFDLEMEQIFEKVWIYACHESEIPNNNDFVTVQIGRQPLIISRDSNGELHAMVNACEHRGATLTRVSKGNQATFTCPFHAWTYKSDGRLIKVKAPGEYCEHFDKTTRGLKQGRIASYRGFVFVSLDSQATDSLEDFLGDAKVFLDLMVEQSPTGELEVLQGKSAYTFAGNWKLQNENGLDGYHVSTVHYNYVSTVQHRQQVNLEKGADLDTLDYSKLGAGDSATDDGWFSFKNGHSVLFSDMPNPTVRPGYDTVMPYLLEKYGKKRAEWAMHRLRNLNLYPSLFFMDQISSQLRIIRPVAWNKTEVISQCIGVKGESAEARRNRIRQFEDFFNVSGLGTPDDLVEFREQQKGFQARLERWSDISRGHHTWEYGITQNAQDLNIKPVITGREFTHEGLYVNQHGQWQRLMLNGLNKKALKMQDVTFEQHTIKDEV from the coding sequence ATGACCTCACGCAGCATTACTGAATGGCAAGACTTCATTAAGAACTGTATTGATTTTCGTCCACATGATGGTGTGTTCCGCATTGCTCGAGAAATGTTCACTGAAGCTGAACTGTTTGACTTGGAGATGGAGCAGATCTTTGAAAAAGTCTGGATTTATGCCTGTCATGAAAGTGAAATTCCGAACAACAATGATTTTGTGACGGTTCAAATTGGCCGTCAACCCCTGATTATTAGCCGCGATAGTAATGGTGAACTTCATGCCATGGTCAATGCGTGTGAACACCGCGGCGCCACCTTGACACGTGTCAGTAAAGGAAACCAGGCCACATTTACCTGTCCTTTCCATGCTTGGACCTATAAATCTGATGGTCGCTTAATTAAAGTTAAGGCGCCAGGCGAATATTGCGAACACTTTGATAAAACCACACGTGGTCTTAAACAAGGCCGTATTGCCAGTTATCGTGGTTTCGTATTTGTCAGTTTAGATAGCCAGGCGACGGATTCTTTAGAAGATTTTTTGGGCGATGCCAAGGTCTTTCTTGATTTGATGGTTGAGCAGTCACCAACGGGTGAACTTGAAGTATTACAAGGTAAATCAGCTTATACTTTTGCAGGCAACTGGAAACTCCAAAACGAAAATGGCCTAGATGGTTATCACGTCAGTACGGTGCACTATAACTATGTATCGACTGTTCAGCATCGTCAACAAGTCAATCTCGAAAAAGGAGCTGACTTAGATACCTTAGATTACAGCAAATTAGGTGCAGGTGACTCTGCAACTGATGATGGCTGGTTCAGCTTTAAAAATGGTCATAGTGTATTGTTCAGTGATATGCCCAATCCAACAGTCCGTCCAGGTTATGACACTGTAATGCCATACCTTTTAGAAAAATATGGAAAAAAACGTGCCGAATGGGCCATGCATCGTTTAAGAAACCTGAATTTGTACCCTAGTCTGTTCTTTATGGATCAAATCAGTTCACAGTTACGTATTATCCGTCCTGTAGCATGGAACAAAACAGAAGTGATTAGCCAGTGTATTGGGGTTAAGGGTGAATCTGCCGAAGCACGCCGTAACCGTATCCGCCAGTTTGAAGACTTTTTTAACGTGTCAGGTTTAGGTACGCCAGATGACCTTGTGGAATTCCGTGAACAACAAAAAGGCTTTCAAGCTCGACTTGAACGCTGGAGCGATATTTCTCGCGGTCATCATACTTGGGAATATGGCATTACCCAAAATGCTCAAGATTTAAATATTAAGCCAGTCATTACTGGACGTGAATTCACCCATGAAGGCTTATACGTTAATCAACACGGTCAATGGCAACGTTTAATGCTCAATGGCCTAAATAAAAAAGCGTTAAAAATGCAAGATGTGACTTTTGAGCAACACACTATCAAGGACGAGGTGTAA
- a CDS encoding PepSY-associated TM helix domain-containing protein yields the protein MHKSVRQSMAWLHSWLGLSFGWLLFGIFLTGAVTYYRHEISIWMQPEFASIQVSQETALKSAYSYLQQHAPDAQNWYIGVANQDSPVNKVYWQKADGGYEVKTLDASTGKELNLSATQGGDFFYNFHFQLYGMPYTIGRLIVTIAAFIMLLTLISGIITHKKILTDFFTLRALKGQRSYLDFHNVSSVIALPFFLTMTFTGLAIFFYIVLPSGMKKLYSDNPFQYFEEIRTVNVLAKPVAHVKTEMLPVQHFITTAQQHWGQAEFDHITVKQPNTQLAQITLTQLKDHSITRNQVQLILNAATGKLLENTRNESAIATLNASMYGLHMARFAEPALRLGLFFSGLLGCGMIASGLLLWSLKRQIQKKSARFHLGHYLVNRLNITIIIGLPLAMLGYLYANRFISIPAGAPNHEIYSFFSIWLGSFILACVTPQQHIWRMQLKILICAAFMLPLINVYYLVSQQYIDSFPTYWPFLRIDLMLWILAILALFLHQKITPIQQKAIKKIQTKLKAAQQESSI from the coding sequence ATGCATAAATCTGTCCGTCAATCCATGGCATGGTTACATTCATGGTTAGGTTTAAGCTTTGGCTGGTTACTCTTCGGCATTTTTTTAACAGGCGCGGTCACCTATTACCGACATGAGATCAGTATATGGATGCAGCCTGAATTTGCCTCAATACAAGTCAGTCAGGAAACTGCTTTAAAATCTGCTTACAGCTATTTACAGCAGCATGCACCGGACGCCCAAAACTGGTATATCGGAGTCGCCAATCAAGACTCACCTGTGAATAAAGTCTACTGGCAAAAAGCAGATGGCGGCTATGAAGTCAAAACCCTGGATGCCTCAACAGGAAAAGAATTAAACCTCTCAGCCACACAAGGGGGCGATTTTTTCTATAATTTCCATTTTCAGCTCTACGGTATGCCCTACACGATTGGTCGCCTTATTGTGACAATTGCGGCCTTTATCATGTTACTGACTCTGATTTCAGGAATTATCACCCATAAAAAAATATTAACAGACTTTTTTACCCTAAGAGCCCTTAAAGGACAGCGCTCCTATCTGGATTTTCATAATGTCAGCTCAGTGATTGCCCTGCCGTTTTTTTTGACCATGACATTTACCGGGTTGGCGATTTTCTTTTATATAGTGCTGCCTTCTGGTATGAAAAAACTGTATTCAGATAATCCCTTTCAATATTTTGAAGAAATTCGCACGGTCAATGTATTAGCAAAGCCTGTGGCACATGTGAAAACCGAGATGCTGCCAGTTCAACATTTCATCACCACGGCGCAGCAACATTGGGGACAGGCAGAATTTGACCATATCACGGTCAAGCAGCCCAATACCCAGCTGGCACAAATAACCTTGACTCAACTCAAAGATCATTCGATTACCCGAAATCAGGTACAACTTATTTTAAATGCTGCTACCGGAAAATTGCTTGAAAATACACGAAATGAAAGTGCAATTGCCACCTTAAATGCCAGCATGTATGGTTTACATATGGCACGTTTTGCCGAGCCTGCTTTACGTTTAGGATTGTTTTTCTCTGGCCTATTAGGCTGTGGCATGATTGCCTCCGGACTGCTGCTCTGGAGTCTGAAACGCCAGATACAGAAAAAATCAGCGCGGTTTCATCTCGGCCACTATTTGGTTAACCGTTTGAATATCACTATAATCATTGGCTTGCCGCTTGCCATGCTGGGATATCTCTATGCAAATCGTTTCATCAGCATCCCTGCAGGTGCACCGAATCATGAAATTTATAGTTTTTTCAGTATTTGGTTGGGCAGCTTTATTCTGGCATGTGTAACCCCACAGCAGCATATATGGAGAATGCAACTTAAAATCCTGATCTGTGCCGCTTTCATGCTTCCGCTCATCAATGTTTATTATTTAGTTTCCCAGCAATATATTGATTCTTTTCCAACTTACTGGCCATTTCTACGGATCGATCTAATGCTATGGATTTTGGCAATTCTTGCTCTCTTTTTACACCAGAAAATTACGCCCATTCAGCAAAAGGCTATTAAGAAAATCCAGACCAAACTAAAAGCTGCACAGCAGGAGTCTTCCATATGA
- a CDS encoding TonB-dependent siderophore receptor — protein sequence MSYTVPSSFNLSCISVAILLSQQSFADTTQQLPTITITTQSLADLESSEQSKSYIIQNSSTASKLDISLKETPQTVNVVTRQQLDDFALDNTRDVLRNTPGITVSNQETERTSYLARGFEISNLLVDGVGIPFEGYNYNNDNPDSFLFDRVEVVKGANALNNGIGDPGATINMIRKRPTQELQAVLNASYGSWNTQRYEADISSALTEDGKMRGRVFGYQQTGDSYLDRYKLEKNGIGAVLEAEVTDTTLLTAGYTETNHKPNGVNWGSNPLINTEGKQLSYSRNYNYSPDWTYWNSNIKSYFAELEQKLAGDWTAKLIYDEKRTQRDSKLLFLSGKPGANGTSSITLYPGMYIDDNKEQQASLSFSGTYPLWGQRHEASLGYVWAKNSLDELGYAGSFANPLTTDLASFTPEEPTWDMSKTSGEMHIRQKNQSLYAATRLHLNDDLKLLLGANYIQAESSGSSYGTDTIYDEDKVLPYAGLTYNFSPEYTGYLSYTSLFRPQTTKAMDGSINKPIEGESYEVGMKSSWLDDKLTATMAVFRTEQSNYPLRDSDGIPTLRKTQVSNLRSQGYEFDLAGQLTDHLNLSFGYTQFSLKDLINGGDARTFNPTQSFNLLTTYQVPQIPKLKLGLGVQWQDRTYLDVPEATTNGVITQKAGVIEQDAYALVNLMASYELNEHMTLQANGNNLTNEKYLFNFPNQQGFYGAPANYSVAVKFKY from the coding sequence ATGTCTTATACTGTTCCTTCATCATTTAATCTATCTTGTATTAGCGTTGCTATTTTACTTAGCCAGCAAAGTTTTGCCGATACGACTCAGCAATTACCAACGATTACTATTACTACTCAATCCTTAGCAGACTTAGAGAGTTCTGAACAAAGCAAAAGCTATATCATCCAAAACTCTTCAACTGCCTCAAAACTGGATATTTCACTCAAAGAAACGCCGCAAACAGTCAATGTCGTCACCCGCCAGCAGCTGGATGATTTTGCATTAGACAATACCCGAGATGTGCTGCGTAATACCCCAGGGATCACAGTTAGTAATCAGGAAACAGAACGGACCTCCTACCTTGCCCGAGGTTTCGAAATTTCAAATCTCTTAGTCGATGGCGTTGGCATTCCATTCGAAGGCTATAATTATAATAATGATAATCCTGACAGCTTCTTGTTTGACCGCGTCGAAGTAGTCAAAGGTGCAAATGCCTTAAATAATGGAATTGGTGATCCCGGCGCAACCATTAACATGATCCGTAAACGCCCTACTCAGGAACTTCAGGCAGTATTGAATGCTAGCTATGGCTCATGGAATACGCAGCGCTATGAAGCAGATATATCTTCTGCCCTGACCGAAGATGGGAAAATGAGAGGCCGTGTATTTGGTTATCAACAGACTGGCGACAGCTATCTGGATCGTTATAAACTGGAAAAGAACGGCATAGGGGCTGTTCTGGAAGCAGAGGTAACTGACACTACCTTATTGACTGCTGGCTATACCGAAACCAACCATAAGCCGAATGGTGTCAATTGGGGTTCTAATCCGCTGATCAATACCGAAGGTAAGCAGCTCAGTTATTCACGAAATTATAATTATAGTCCAGACTGGACTTATTGGAACAGCAATATTAAAAGTTACTTTGCCGAGCTTGAGCAAAAGCTGGCAGGCGACTGGACAGCCAAACTGATTTATGATGAAAAACGAACACAACGCGATTCAAAACTCTTGTTTCTGTCCGGAAAACCTGGTGCAAATGGCACTTCAAGCATCACCCTATATCCAGGCATGTATATTGATGACAATAAAGAACAACAAGCCAGCCTGAGTTTTAGCGGCACCTATCCACTTTGGGGACAACGCCATGAAGCCTCATTGGGCTATGTATGGGCTAAGAATAGTCTAGATGAATTGGGTTATGCTGGCAGCTTTGCCAATCCGCTGACCACAGATTTAGCCAGCTTTACACCAGAAGAGCCAACCTGGGATATGTCGAAAACCAGTGGTGAAATGCATATCCGTCAGAAGAACCAAAGTCTTTATGCTGCAACCCGACTGCATCTGAATGATGATCTCAAACTTCTTTTAGGTGCCAATTATATTCAGGCTGAGAGCAGTGGTAGCAGTTATGGGACCGACACCATTTATGATGAAGATAAAGTTTTACCATATGCCGGTCTAACCTATAACTTTAGCCCTGAATATACAGGTTATCTGAGTTATACCTCGCTTTTCCGTCCGCAAACCACCAAAGCAATGGATGGCAGCATTAACAAACCGATCGAAGGTGAAAGCTATGAAGTCGGAATGAAAAGTTCCTGGCTAGATGACAAGCTTACCGCCACCATGGCTGTGTTTAGAACCGAGCAAAGTAATTATCCACTTCGTGATTCTGATGGTATTCCGACTCTACGCAAGACTCAGGTCAGTAACCTACGTTCCCAAGGCTATGAGTTCGACTTGGCGGGACAACTGACCGACCATTTAAACTTAAGCTTTGGTTATACCCAATTTAGCCTGAAAGATCTAATCAATGGCGGCGATGCGCGTACTTTCAATCCAACCCAATCTTTTAATCTCCTAACCACTTATCAGGTACCACAAATTCCAAAACTGAAACTGGGCCTTGGGGTGCAATGGCAGGACCGAACCTATCTGGATGTGCCTGAAGCAACAACCAATGGCGTAATTACCCAGAAAGCTGGAGTTATTGAGCAGGATGCCTACGCCCTCGTGAACTTAATGGCCAGCTATGAGCTGAATGAGCATATGACCTTGCAAGCCAATGGCAATAACCTGACCAATGAAAAATATCTGTTCAATTTCCCGAATCAGCAAGGTTTTTATGGTGCACCAGCGAATTACAGCGTTGCCGTGAAATTTAAATACTGA
- a CDS encoding LysR substrate-binding domain-containing protein, whose translation MNNLPNLSDLKVFCVVAKRKSFVASADELGASPAYVSKRINILENNLNCTLFHRSTRHVSLTEDGKLILERVSNILNEFDELSDLINNPQNTPTGRIDIVSSFGFGRSHIAPILSKLMTMYPELDIQFNTIDHTVDLIQHSLDLDIFVGNDISPNMIAKKLLSNFRILCASPRYLQMNSEPDDLDELANHSCLAVQERDQSRHAWKLRSPMEDVSIAITPKFTSNNSEIIKQLVMDDQGIMLCSIWDVMEELHTGKLQHILTSYWQDADIWAVYHSRLRSSSKLKTCILFIQAQLLNRLQHLNTLTRGKPVLAKAEQVILPPEKVFL comes from the coding sequence GTGAATAATCTGCCAAATCTTTCAGACCTAAAGGTCTTTTGTGTCGTTGCGAAACGAAAAAGTTTTGTTGCTTCAGCAGATGAATTAGGTGCATCGCCTGCTTATGTCAGTAAAAGAATTAATATTTTAGAAAATAATTTAAACTGCACCTTGTTTCACCGCAGTACACGACATGTCAGTTTGACTGAAGATGGAAAATTAATATTGGAACGAGTATCCAATATTTTAAATGAGTTTGATGAACTCAGTGATTTGATCAATAATCCGCAAAATACCCCAACAGGACGTATTGATATTGTCAGTAGCTTTGGATTTGGACGTAGCCATATTGCGCCAATTTTATCGAAACTGATGACCATGTATCCGGAGTTAGATATTCAGTTCAATACCATTGACCATACGGTAGACCTGATTCAACACAGCCTAGATCTAGATATTTTTGTTGGCAATGATATCTCACCCAATATGATTGCTAAAAAATTATTGTCGAATTTTCGGATTTTGTGTGCCTCACCACGCTATTTACAAATGAACAGCGAACCTGATGATTTAGATGAACTTGCAAATCACAGCTGTTTAGCCGTTCAAGAACGTGATCAGTCACGCCATGCATGGAAATTACGCAGCCCGATGGAAGATGTGTCGATTGCCATTACACCGAAATTCACTTCAAATAACAGCGAAATTATCAAACAATTGGTGATGGATGATCAGGGCATTATGCTGTGTTCGATCTGGGATGTAATGGAGGAATTACACACAGGAAAGTTACAACATATTTTAACGAGCTATTGGCAGGATGCGGATATTTGGGCAGTTTATCATTCACGCCTGCGTAGCTCATCGAAATTAAAAACTTGTATTTTGTTTATTCAAGCGCAATTACTTAACCGTCTACAGCATTTAAATACCTTAACTCGAGGCAAACCTGTTCTCGCTAAAGCAGAACAAGTCATTCTTCCTCCTGAAAAAGTGTTTTTATAA